DNA sequence from the Marinilongibacter aquaticus genome:
TCAAAAGATGCAGGGCCAAACGCAGAGCCGATTTCTTGCCTATGCCGGGCAATTTCGAAATCTGTTCGACCGCGTCTTCAATAAGTTTAGAAGGGTAATTCAAGTTCCTGACTTATAATTTGATCTACAAATTTACGATAGATGTACCGAATGTGGTAAAAATCGGCAGAACTTATACTGTTCAAGCTAGGAGCTAAAAACAAAAAAGCCCCAGATTGGGGCTTGTAAATTTATTTTCCGCTTACAATCTCTTTGATATCCAGTATTATTTTATCGGCCAGATTTTCAGCAGTGGTTTTGAACTCCGATTCGGCATAAATCCGAATTATCGGCTCGGTATTCGATTTCCGCAAATGCACCCATTCTTTCTCAAAAATGATTTTCACACCATCCTGCGTATCGATAGGCTGCTTTTTATATTTGCTTTGCATTTTTGTCAAAATCAAATCTACATTCATGCCCTCGTCCAAATCGACACGTTTTTTGGCAATGAAATAATTGGGATAAGACTTCCTCAAAAAACCCACTGGCTTATCGAAATGGGCCAAATGCGACAAGAAAAGAGCTATACCCACCAAGGCATCGCGTCCATAATGCAGCTCTGGATAAATGATTCCACCGTTTCCTTCACCACCAATTACCGCACCCACTTCTTTCATTTTCGTCACCACGTTCACTTCGCCCACTGCAGACGCATGATACGAGGCTCCGTGTTTTTCAGTAATGTCTTTCAAAGCCAATGTGGAAGACAAATTGGACACCGTGGTTTGTTCGCCTTTCTCGCTTTTCGATAAAATGTAATCGGCCACAGCCACCAAAGTGTATTCTTCTCCAAAAGGCTCGCCATTTTCACAAATAAATGCCAAGCGATCTACATCAGGATCGACCACAATTCCCAAATCGAAGCCACCGTTTTTCAACTCCGCTCGAATATCACCCAAATGTTTGGGCAAAGGCTCGGGATTATGAGCAAACAAACCGGTAGGTTCTTCATTTATACATTTCACATTTTTCACGCCCAAAGCATAAAGCAATTCCGGCACGGCAATCCCCCCCGAAGAGTTGATCGCATCCACAACCACCGAAAAGCCCGCAGATTTTATCGCTTTGACATCCACCAGATCCAAAGCCAAAATGGCCTCGATGTGTTTTTTCAAATACGAATCGTCTACTATATGCTTACCCAACTTCTTGACTTCGCTGAAATTGAAATCTTCATTTTCTGCTAATTCAAGCACTTTTTGCCCTTCTTCTCCCGAAATAAATTCACCTTTTTCGTTCAATAATTTCAGGGCATTCCATTGAATGGGATTGTGGCTGGCTGTCAAGATAATTCCGCCTGCTGCATTTTCCATCGGCACGGCCATTTCGACGGTGGGCGTGGTCGACAAGCCAAGGTCGATCACATCGAAACCCAAAGCCATGAGCGTAGAAGCCACCAAATCGGAGATCAATTTCCCTGAAAGGCGAGCATCCCTTCCCAATATTATTTTGTCTGCCTTCGGATTACCCTGTTTGAGAAAAGTGCCAAATGCGGAAGTGAATTTGACTACATCAACGGGACTTAAGCTTTCACCTGGTTTCCCACCAATCGTCCCTCTGATTCCAGATATAGATTTAATTAAAGTCAAGCTGTATAAGTTTGGTCTGCAAAAATAGTGTTTTTGTCAGTACGAAAAAGCAATCGTTGTGTAACAATTTCGCTTTGATACGAAACAAGAAAAAACCCGCCTCTTTCGAAGCGGGTTTCTTTATTTAGTTCACATATTCACGTTTCCGGTTCTCAATCAAGATTCTCTCCTGTGCTGCTTCCAATTCCTTTTTGGAGGTCACAATCAAGTTTTGATAATCGCGTTTTCCGGTACCTGCAGGAATCAAGTGACCTACGATCACGTTTTCCTTCAAGCCTTCCAGTCCGTCTTCTTTCCCTTGCACCGAAGCCTGAGACAACACTTTGGTTGTTTCCTGGAATGATGCGGCGGAGAATACAGATTCTGTACCCAATGAAGCGGTAGTAATACCTTGAAGAATGATTTGTGAAACGGCAGCTTGAGCATCACGCACTTCCATTTGTTTCATGTCTTCACGCTTCAATCTTCCGTTTTCATCGCGATACTCGCGGTTGGTAATCATTTGCCCTGGCTTGTATTTATCAGAAGCACCTTCGTTCACCACCACTTTCATATCCATGATACGGTCGTTTTCTTCGCGGAATTTCCACTTGTCTACAGCCTGCATTTCCAAGAACATGGTGTCACCGGCATCGATGATATCCACTTTCTGCATCATCTGACGTACAATTACCTCGATGTGTTTATCCGAAAGCTTCACACCCTGCTGACGGTATACCGCCTGTGTTTCTTCCACTAGATATTCTTGCACCGCGGTTGGCCCTTTGATGCGGAGGATGTCGGCTGGAGTAATGGCTCCATCAGACAAAGGCTCACCCGCACGGATAAAGTCGCCTTCTTGCACCAAGATGAGTTTCGCAAGAGAAACCATGTATTTCATTTTGGTCCCGTCTTTGGCTTCTACGAAGATCTCACGGTTACCACGCTTGATACCACCGTAGCTTACCACACCGTCGATTTCTGAAACCACGGCAGGGTTCGATGGGTTACGGGCTTCGAAAAGCTCGGTTACACGTGGAAGACCACCTGTAATATCGGCGTTCATGTTGATGGCACGAGGGATTTTCGCCAAGACGTGCCCAGCTCTAACTTTCGCTCCATCTTCTACCATCAAACGGGCACCTACTGGCAAGTTGTACGATTTTTCCTCGTCGCCTTTGCCTTTGATCACGATTGCCGGGTTCTTGGTTCTGTCTTTCGAGTCGGTGATCACTTTGTCTTTGAAACCGGTTTGTTCATCCGATTCCTCACGGAAAGTAATACCTTCTTCGATTGTATCGTATTCGATCGCACCGTCCATTTCAGAGATAATCACGGCATTGAACTGATCCCAGTGACAGATTTCATCTCCACGCTCAATCTTCTGGCCATCCTTAATCAACAAGGTTGCACCGTAAGGAATGTTGTTGGTGATCAAAATCTGGTTGGTTTCTGGATCAACAATACGCACTTCACCGCGACGACCCAATACCATGGTAATTTCCTTACCTTCTTTGTCTGAAGTTTCAACCGTACGTACTTGGTCAAAATTAACCACACCATTGAATTTGGCTTTGATGTTCGCATCTACAGATACGTTCATCGCAGTACCCCCTGTGTGGAAGGTACGCAGTGTAAGCTGAGTACCCGGCTCACCGATAGACTGAGAAGCAATTACACCCACGGCTTCGCCTACTTCCGTCATGCGGTTTGTAGACAAGTTGCGGCCGTAGCATTTGCAGCACACGCCTTTTTTCGATTCACAAGTCAAAGCCGAGCGGATTTCCACAGAATCTACCGCTGAGTTTTCGATCAATTCAGCAATTTCTTCTGTGATTTCTTCGCCTGCTTTCACCAAAACTTCTTTGCTGATCGGGTCGATCACGTCGCTAGTCGAAGTTCTACCCAAAATCCTTTCAGACAATGGCTCGATCACTTCCTCATTCTCTTTCAGAGCGGCCACGGTAATTCCACGCAAAGTTTCGCAGTCGTAGTCGTTTACAACCACATCCTGAGCCACATCGTGCAGACGACGAGTCAAATAACCTGCATCTGCCGTTTTAAGGGCTGTATCGGCCAAACCTTTTCGAGCACCGTGTGTAGAGATAAAGTACTCGAGTACATCCAAACCTTCTTTAAAGTTTGAAAGAATCGGGTTTTCGATGATCTCACCCACAGAACCTTGAATGTTCTTTTGCGGCTTGGCCATCAAACCACGCATACCTCCCAACTGACGAATCTGCTCTTTCGAACCACGGGCTCCAGAGTGCATCATCATGTATACTGAGTTGAACCCTTGCTTGTCGTCTTCCAATTGCTGAAGCAACGTTTCTCTCAAGCGGGTGTTCACACGTGTCCAAATATCAATGATCTGGTTGTAACGCTCACGCTCGGTAATGATACCAAACATATAGTTGCTCTGTACTTCTTCCACTTCAGAGCGAGCGTTTTCAATCAAACCTTCTTTTTCTTCAGGGATCATGATGTCGCCCAAACCAATGGACAAACCACCTGTATAGGCCGACTGGAAACCAAGCGTTTTGATCTGGTCAAGGAAATCTGCCGTACGGGCAAAACTCACTTCCTTGAACACCTGACCAATGATGGTTTGCAGCTTTTTCTTGGTCAACAATTCATTGATATAACCTACTTGCTCGGGAACGTATTGGTTGAATAAAATACGACCGGCCACGGTTTCAATGATTTTGTCTTCCAACTCGCCCGTTTCGGTTTTCACCTTCACTTTACATTTGATGTAGGCGTGTTTCGACACTTTGCCCTCGTTCATGGCAATGATCACCTCTTCAGGCGAATAGAAGGTCATACCTTCTCCGTCCACTTTTTCTTCTTCTGTTGAGCGTTTTCCTTTGGTCACATAATACAAGCCCAACACCATGTCTTGCGAAGGTACCGTAATCGGTGCACCGTTCGCTGGGTTAAGAATGTTGTGAGAAGAAAGCATCAATACAGAAGCCTCC
Encoded proteins:
- the glmM gene encoding phosphoglucosamine mutase codes for the protein MTLIKSISGIRGTIGGKPGESLSPVDVVKFTSAFGTFLKQGNPKADKIILGRDARLSGKLISDLVASTLMALGFDVIDLGLSTTPTVEMAVPMENAAGGIILTASHNPIQWNALKLLNEKGEFISGEEGQKVLELAENEDFNFSEVKKLGKHIVDDSYLKKHIEAILALDLVDVKAIKSAGFSVVVDAINSSGGIAVPELLYALGVKNVKCINEEPTGLFAHNPEPLPKHLGDIRAELKNGGFDLGIVVDPDVDRLAFICENGEPFGEEYTLVAVADYILSKSEKGEQTTVSNLSSTLALKDITEKHGASYHASAVGEVNVVTKMKEVGAVIGGEGNGGIIYPELHYGRDALVGIALFLSHLAHFDKPVGFLRKSYPNYFIAKKRVDLDEGMNVDLILTKMQSKYKKQPIDTQDGVKIIFEKEWVHLRKSNTEPIIRIYAESEFKTTAENLADKIILDIKEIVSGK
- the rpoC gene encoding DNA-directed RNA polymerase subunit beta' produces the protein MSLKKNKKINSDFNSITISLASPESILESSFGEVTQPETINYRTYKPEMGGLFCERIFGPTKDWECHCGKYKRIRYKGIICDRCGVEVTEKKVRRERMGHIELVVPVAHIWYFKSLPNKIGYLLGLSSKKLDQIIYYERYVVIQSGIKEDDGIQYMDYLTEEEYLDIVDKLPRENQMLPDDDPQKFIAKMGAEALEMLLARLDLDSLSYELRHQAATDTSQQRKAEALKRLRIVEALREANTRIENRPEWMIVKMVPVIPPELRPLVPLDGGRFATSDLNDLYRRVIIRNNRLKRLLEIKAPEVILRNEKRMLQEAVDSLFDNSRKVNAVRSDGNRALKSLSDMLKGKQGRFRQNLLGKRVDYSGRSVIVVGPELKLHECGLPKGMAAELFKPFIIRKLIERGIVKTVKSAKKIVDRKDAVVWDILENVLKGHPVLLNRAPTLHRLGIQAFQPKLVEGKAIQLHPLVCTAFNADFDGDQMAVHVPLGHEAVMEASVLMLSSHNILNPANGAPITVPSQDMVLGLYYVTKGKRSTEEEKVDGEGMTFYSPEEVIIAMNEGKVSKHAYIKCKVKVKTETGELEDKIIETVAGRILFNQYVPEQVGYINELLTKKKLQTIIGQVFKEVSFARTADFLDQIKTLGFQSAYTGGLSIGLGDIMIPEEKEGLIENARSEVEEVQSNYMFGIITERERYNQIIDIWTRVNTRLRETLLQQLEDDKQGFNSVYMMMHSGARGSKEQIRQLGGMRGLMAKPQKNIQGSVGEIIENPILSNFKEGLDVLEYFISTHGARKGLADTALKTADAGYLTRRLHDVAQDVVVNDYDCETLRGITVAALKENEEVIEPLSERILGRTSTSDVIDPISKEVLVKAGEEITEEIAELIENSAVDSVEIRSALTCESKKGVCCKCYGRNLSTNRMTEVGEAVGVIASQSIGEPGTQLTLRTFHTGGTAMNVSVDANIKAKFNGVVNFDQVRTVETSDKEGKEITMVLGRRGEVRIVDPETNQILITNNIPYGATLLIKDGQKIERGDEICHWDQFNAVIISEMDGAIEYDTIEEGITFREESDEQTGFKDKVITDSKDRTKNPAIVIKGKGDEEKSYNLPVGARLMVEDGAKVRAGHVLAKIPRAINMNADITGGLPRVTELFEARNPSNPAVVSEIDGVVSYGGIKRGNREIFVEAKDGTKMKYMVSLAKLILVQEGDFIRAGEPLSDGAITPADILRIKGPTAVQEYLVEETQAVYRQQGVKLSDKHIEVIVRQMMQKVDIIDAGDTMFLEMQAVDKWKFREENDRIMDMKVVVNEGASDKYKPGQMITNREYRDENGRLKREDMKQMEVRDAQAAVSQIILQGITTASLGTESVFSAASFQETTKVLSQASVQGKEDGLEGLKENVIVGHLIPAGTGKRDYQNLIVTSKKELEAAQERILIENRKREYVN